In Beggiatoa leptomitoformis, the genomic window TTGGGTACGCCGTCAATGGATGCTCTCACTCTTTTCTATATTGGCAGGGGTTCTCGTTTGTCGTGCTATCTATCTACAAGTAATGGATAGCGAATTTTTACAAGACCAAGGCGATGCACGCCATATTCGTACCGTAACAATGACCGCACATCGCGGAATGCTGATGGATAGAAATGGCGAGCCATTGGCGATTAGTAGTCCTGTTGATTCTGTATGGGTAAATCCGAGTCAATTTAAAACGGAACAAGCCAATTGGGATAAATTAGCCACCACGCTCAATATTAACCGTAAAGAAATAGATGATATTCTGACTACCCGCATGAGTCGTGGCTTTGTCTATCTTAAACGCCATATTTCACCTGAAATGACGCAACAAGTTAAGAGCCTAGATTTATCAGGTGTTTATTTACAAAGAGAATATCGCCGTTTCTATCCGTCAGGCGAGGTAACAGCTCATTTACTCGGATTTACGAATGTTGATGACAGTGGACAAGAAGGGATGGAACTTGCGTTTAATAACATTCTGCGCGGGGTTGCGGGTGCAAAACAAGTTATGCAAGATAATCGCGGACAAATTATTGCAGACGTAGAAAACATAAGCCTACCGCAACACGGAAAAGATATTCGTCTGAGTATCGACCGCCGCTTACAATACCTTGCTTATCGTGAGCTTAGAAACGCTGTTCGTCGTCACAATGCCGTTGCGGGTGCTGCGGTTATTTTAGACGTGCGCACAGGTGAAGTGTTAGCCATGGTCAATCAACCAACCTATAATCCTAATGACCGCAGTGGGTTAAAAGCAGATGACTATCGCAATCGTGCTGTTGTTGACCTATTTGAACCGGGTTCAACGATGAAACCCTTCACCATTGCTGCCGCATTACAAAGTGGTAAATTCACCCCTGACACGCTGATAAATACCTCTCCCGGTAGTATGCGCTTTGGTAAATATCTTATTCATGATACGCATAATTACGGCACATTGAGCCTTGCTAAAATTATTCAAAAATCCAGTAATGTCG contains:
- a CDS encoding peptidoglycan D,D-transpeptidase FtsI family protein, whose product is MKIKHTTFIFTSPMLLNTTMLLLTKSTRRHPRRTSNRFSPRAAVRFARRKAKIEVFWVRRQWMLSLFSILAGVLVCRAIYLQVMDSEFLQDQGDARHIRTVTMTAHRGMLMDRNGEPLAISSPVDSVWVNPSQFKTEQANWDKLATTLNINRKEIDDILTTRMSRGFVYLKRHISPEMTQQVKSLDLSGVYLQREYRRFYPSGEVTAHLLGFTNVDDSGQEGMELAFNNILRGVAGAKQVMQDNRGQIIADVENISLPQHGKDIRLSIDRRLQYLAYRELRNAVRRHNAVAGAAVILDVRTGEVLAMVNQPTYNPNDRSGLKADDYRNRAVVDLFEPGSTMKPFTIAAALQSGKFTPDTLINTSPGSMRFGKYLIHDTHNYGTLSLAKIIQKSSNVGASKIALSIPAEQHWRLLDQLGFGGMSASGFPGEIAGRLSNYKTWKPIQQASISYGYSINTTLLQLARAYTVLGNGGILPAISFTPVDTAQTTQPINTLTRVISPKTAREILDMLELVVKPGGTGTLAKVPGYRVGGKTGTALKSTGKGYSAGNYYALFVGIAPISTPRLVMAILIEEPRTGGYYGGQVAAPVFSKVMTGALRLLNIPPDDVESL